The nucleotide sequence CAAACCTAACAATGAGATCCAAATTCTAAAAGGCACCGAAAAACCCTTTCTCTCTCCCCTTTCGGTGAGAAAGATCCCTATGGTAGGCGAAGTAACCTACCGCTCCCTTTGCGATCTGGGGATCAAACAAATAAAAGTGATCCAGGAAATGCCCATAGATATGATGATAAAGGTCTTCGGAAAGAACGGCAGTGTGATCTGGAAGAAAGCCAACGGAATTGACAATACTCCCGTGGTACAGTATACCGAGCGAAAATCCATTTCAACCGAAAGAACCTTCGACAAGGACACCACCGACATTAAAAAACTGGAAGGCATTATCACTGCCATGACCGAAAACCTTATTTATCAGCTAAGGCGGGGAAACAAACTCACGGCCTGCGTAACTTTTAAGATAAGATATTCCGATTTTCAGACCTACACCCAGCAACAGCGCATTCCCTATAGTGCGGCCGACCATAAAATCCTTCCCGTGGTAATGGAACTCTACAAGAAATTATATCAGCGTCGACTATTGGTGCGATTGGTAGGAGTTCGTTTTAGTCATCTGGTGGAAGGAGGACAACAGATCGATCTTTTTGACGATAACGACAAGATCATCAATTTGTATCAGGCGATGGACAAAATGCGTGAACGCTATGGAGACCGTGCTGTCATTAAAGCATCAGGGATGGGAGCCAAAAGCATAAGCCGTTGGAATCCCTTTACAGGCGAACCCCCGCCTCTACTGGCCAACCGAAGGCGATAACCCTATAATTCGGGCAACTCTGCATATTCAAAAGGTTCACTTATTCCTTCCACATTTCCAAGGTATTCTTTACCTCTTAGGCGGGTCACGGTATGCGCTCTAAGCTCATTTTCCGGAAATTCACGAATCAGTTCCTGAAGAAACGCTATATCGTGTTCACCTTCCGTGCCATGTAACCAGACGTCTTCCTCCGCTTCCAAAAGAATAAAAGGCATTCTGGGGCCCTTCAACTTAGGGTTATTGTGAATTTTTGCCAGCAAGGAATTGCCGGTAGTGGTAACGATGGAAAACGAAACCAGAACACCTCCGGTTTCTTCGTCCTGCCATTCGCTCCATAATCCTGCCAAGGCCATTGGGTTACCATCTTTCCGATACACAAAGAAAGGATAGGTATTCCCGTTAAAATGATGGTGTTCATAGAACCCGTCTACATACACAATACAGCGTATATTTTTTGCAGAGCTGCGAAAGGACGGTTTTTCGAAGATGGTTTCCCCTCGGGCGTTCAGGGTATTGTTCCATATTTTTTTCAGATGCTCTCTATCTTTTACCCAGGAAGGAACCAGCCCCCAGGTGGCTACTTCGGGGAAATCGGGAGATCTGCCTGTATAAATAAGCATTTCGGGGTGACTAAAACCCGAAGCATGAAAAATAGGAAGATCGGTTAAGGGAACGAGCTTTTCGGTGATCTCCTCAATGGCCTGTAGATCGTTATTTCTTCGTGCCCGGTTTAACTGAGCTTCCAAACTTGCTTTTATGTCGTAACACATATATAAAAAGATTTGCTGCTAAATTTTCACACGCTGGAGGTAAATATAACAATTTATACAGGCATGATTAATAAGACCGCTGTCCGATAAACAGACACAATATTTGCTATATTTGACACCTATGGAAAGTATCAGTGTTTTCGACATGTTAAAGATAGGTGTAGGACCCTCAAGTTCTCACACATTAGGACCCTGGCGTGCCGCCGGCAGATGGATCGATTCGCTTAAAGAAAAGGGCCATTTTAATGAGATAGAGCATATTTCAGTAGACCTCTACGGTTCTCTGTCACTAACAGGAAGAGGCCATGCCACCGATGTTGCCGTAATGCTGGGACTGTCGGGCTTCGATCCCATTACGTTTCCCATAGAAGATATTGAAACTACGATCGACGCGATCACTTCAGAAAAAA is from Constantimarinum furrinae and encodes:
- the dinB gene encoding DNA polymerase IV, which produces MNNDRNIVHMDLDTFFVSCERLLDSKLNGKPVLIGGTSDRGVVASCSYEARAFGIHSAMPMRLAKQLCPEAIVLRGNSGIYSKFSNMVTDVIKESVPLYEKTSVDEFYIDLTGMDKFFGCHKLASELRSRIIKETGLPISFGLSVNKTVSKIATGEAKPNNEIQILKGTEKPFLSPLSVRKIPMVGEVTYRSLCDLGIKQIKVIQEMPIDMMIKVFGKNGSVIWKKANGIDNTPVVQYTERKSISTERTFDKDTTDIKKLEGIITAMTENLIYQLRRGNKLTACVTFKIRYSDFQTYTQQQRIPYSAADHKILPVVMELYKKLYQRRLLVRLVGVRFSHLVEGGQQIDLFDDNDKIINLYQAMDKMRERYGDRAVIKASGMGAKSISRWNPFTGEPPPLLANRRR
- a CDS encoding SOS response-associated peptidase; translation: MCYDIKASLEAQLNRARRNNDLQAIEEITEKLVPLTDLPIFHASGFSHPEMLIYTGRSPDFPEVATWGLVPSWVKDREHLKKIWNNTLNARGETIFEKPSFRSSAKNIRCIVYVDGFYEHHHFNGNTYPFFVYRKDGNPMALAGLWSEWQDEETGGVLVSFSIVTTTGNSLLAKIHNNPKLKGPRMPFILLEAEEDVWLHGTEGEHDIAFLQELIREFPENELRAHTVTRLRGKEYLGNVEGISEPFEYAELPEL